DNA sequence from the Phragmitibacter flavus genome:
ATCCCCACCGAACGCCTCACCCCCCTCTCCTTCCCCTTGTGGACCATGTGGATCCAAGGTCAAGTCAGCACCGAAGCCTGGTCCGACCGCGTCCGCCGCATGGCCGAACAACTCGAATCCACTTCATAAAACTCAATCTCAAATCTCAAATTTGAAATCTTTATCCATCACTTGGGCGAACGAAACCCTCCATCTTTTCCCCGAGCGCGCCCTCTGGTGGCCCCGCCAATCCACCCTCTTCATCACCGACCCCCACTTCGGCAAAGCCGCCACCTTCCGCCACGCCGGCATCCCCATCTGCGAATCCTCCCACGACGCCGACCTCCTCCGCCTCACTCACATCCTCAACCAAACCAACGCCCAACACCTCATCATCCTCGGCGACTTCCTCCACGCCCGCACCGGCAACAACCCCACCCCCCTTGCCGCCCTCCCCCAATGGCGCGCCACCTGTCCCGGCCTCCCCATCCCCCTCATCCCCGGCAATCACGACCGCCACGCCGGTCCCCCCGCCCAATCCCTCAACATCGAACTCGTCCACGGCCCCTGGCCCCTCCCTCCCTTCACCTGCTGCCACGAGCCCGAATCCCTCCCCGACCACTTCACCCTTGCCGGTCACCTCCATCCCGCCCATCGTCTCAGCACCAATAACAGCAGCCTCACCGCCCCCTGTTTTCATCTAAGTCAAAACCTCCTGATTCTCCCCGCCTTCGGCACCTTCACCGGCACCAGCCGCATCCACCCCAAACCCGGCGACAAGATCTACCTCGTCGGCCCCACCGAAGTCCTCCAAATCCCCACCCGCTAACTCCTTCCCAAGGAAAGGCGATCTCCAGATCGCCTCTATCTATCGGGCCACGGATGT
Encoded proteins:
- the pdeM gene encoding ligase-associated DNA damage response endonuclease PdeM, which codes for MKSLSITWANETLHLFPERALWWPRQSTLFITDPHFGKAATFRHAGIPICESSHDADLLRLTHILNQTNAQHLIILGDFLHARTGNNPTPLAALPQWRATCPGLPIPLIPGNHDRHAGPPAQSLNIELVHGPWPLPPFTCCHEPESLPDHFTLAGHLHPAHRLSTNNSSLTAPCFHLSQNLLILPAFGTFTGTSRIHPKPGDKIYLVGPTEVLQIPTR